Proteins found in one Calypte anna isolate BGI_N300 chromosome 10, bCalAnn1_v1.p, whole genome shotgun sequence genomic segment:
- the MINAR1 gene encoding major intrinsically disordered Notch2-binding receptor 1: MDSNQESSLFLVKILEELDTKQNTVSYQDLCKSLCARFDLSQLAKLRSVLFYTACLDPNFPATLFKDKMRCTVNNQQSKKIMVAADIVTIFNLIQMNGGVAKEKLPVARQKVKKKESFESCRSDTEICNLADCLPNCELNDQEFSRGFPVRRSSKCRKMDCKDCQRFVPSSEPNFLLGVNKEMKGRAASLDRLQALASYSIATSPPCEMQSTYFPMNIENESISDQDSLPISASIKETFISNDEPFVMQSCVQKRNIFKEDFHNLITISPNLIPSNKKPEDGHRESQNRKESSKQTFFNHSFEMPYSSQYLNPLYSPIPDKRRVKHESLDDLQASTYFGPTTILGPQDTKKWTGKPAKQTAWPSKSWSLNTEEVPDFERSFFNRKQSEEKPRYQSSSNPSPNFPSAERHQPYLNVKDQQPIMQTSYAVKPNGHKTKEIPSILDVEKHEPVKKFKDKSINCTSVQILSIDRTTSVGTQTEQQVLDHKKCKDLCAGGQAKYGERHSLKQSDDDSEIVSDDISDIFRFLDDMSISGSTGVMQSSCYNSTGSLSQVHKSDCESSPEHNLTKISNGSTCNKLDKVVRADISSTDDELKTSVCKLVLRIGEIEKKLESLSGVREEISQVLGKLSKLDQKIQQPEKVSVQVDLNSLTSEAASDESNSPQIFQCHNTPHGGKLENNPEWCCSDASGSNSESLRVKALKKSLFTRRSSRSLTEENSATESKIASISNSPRDWRAITYTNQAGITEEERKERDGGENKDWHRKSKEADRQYEIPQPHRHSKQPKDAFLIEQVFSPHPYPASLKSHMKSNPLYTDMRLTELAEVKRAQPSWTIEEYTRNSGDKGKIAALDLQTQESLNPNNLEYWMEDIYTPGYDSLLKRKEAEFRRAKVCKIAALIAAAACTVILVIVVPICTMKS; the protein is encoded by the exons ATGGATTCCAACCAGGAATCCTCCCTCTTCCTGGTGAAGATCTTGGAGGAGCTGGACACAAAGCAGAACACTGTTTCTTACCAGGACCTCTGCAAATCCCTGTGTGCAAGGTTTGATTTGTCCCAGTTGGCCAAGCTCAGAAGTGTGCTGTTTTACACTGCTTGCCTGGATCCTAATTTCCCAGCGACTTTGTTCAAAGACAAAATGAGATGCACTGTAAACAATCAGCAATCAAAGAAAATCATGGTTGCAGCAGATATAGTAACAATCTTCAACCTCATACAAATGAACGGAGGAGTGGCCAAGGAGAAGCTTCCAGTTGCAAGgcagaaagtgaagaagaaagagtCCTTCGAGTCCTGTAGATCTGACACGGAAATCTGCAATCTAGCAGACTGCTTGCCCAATTGTGAGCTGAATGACCAGGAGTTCAGCCGTGGCTTTCCAGTTAGAAGGTcttcaaaatgcagaaagatgGACTGCAAAGACTGTCAACGGTTTGTCCCCTCATCAGAACCCAACTTTTTACTGGGTGTTAACAAGGAGATGAAGGGCCGGGCTGCCTCTCTGGACAGGCTGCAGGCACTGGCGTCCTACTCCATTGCCACGTCTCCCCCATGCGAGATGCAGAGTACCTATTTCCCCATGAACATTGAAAATGAATCTATTTCAGACCAGGACTCCTTGCCTATAAGTGCAAGCATAAAAGAAACCTTCATTTCCAATGACGAGCCCTTTGTGATGCAATCCTGTGtccagaaaagaaatatattcaaAGAAGATTTTCATAATCTGATTACCATATCTCCCAACCTAATACCGTCCAACAAAAAGCCAGAAGATGGACACAGAGAGTCtcagaacaggaaagaaagctCTAAGCAGACGTTCTTCAACCACAGCTTTGAAATGCCATACAGCAGTCAGTACTTGAATCCACTTTATTCTCCTATACCAGACAAGCGACGAGTGAAGCATGAAAGTTTAGATGATCTTCAAGCGTCAACATATTTTGGCCCAACTACTATTCTTGGGCCTCAGGATACCAAAAAGTGGACTGGAAAGCCAGCCAAGCAAACTGCCTGGCCATCTAAAAGCTGGAGTTTAAATACTGAGGAGGTACCTGACTTTGAACGATCATTTTTCAATAGGAAGCAGTCTGAAGAGAAGCCACGATACCAGAGTTCAAGCAACCCATCTCCAAACTTTCCTTCAGCTGAGAGGCATCAGCCCTACCTAAATGTGAAGGATCAGCAACCAATTATGCAGACGAGCTATGCTGTGAAACCAAATGGGCATAAAACCAAGGAAATCCCTTCCATTCTAGATGTGGAGAAACATGAGCCAGTCAAAAAGTTCAAGGATAAAAGCATTAACTGTACATCTGTTCAGATCTTAAGCATTGATAGGACCACAAGTGTTGGGACACAAACAGAGCAGCAAGTTCTGGACCACAAGAAATGCAAGGATTTGTGTGCGGGGGGCCAAGCCAAGTACGGAGAGAGGCACTCCCTTAAACAGTCAGATGATGACTCTGAAATTGTGAGCGATGACATCAGTGACATTTTCCGGTTTTTGGATGACATGAGTATCAGTGGGTCGACAGGAGTGATGCAGTCTTCATGCTACAACAGCACCGGTTCCTTGTCTCAGGTGCACAAATCAGACTGTGAGAGCTCACCTGAGCACAATTTGACTAAAATCTCCAACGGGAGTACCTGTAACAAACTGGATAAAGTGGTCCGGGCAGATATCAGTAGCACAGATGATGAACTGAAAACAAGTGTCTGCAAATTAGTTTTGAGAATTGGTGAAATAGAGAAGAAATTAGAATCTCTCTCGGGTGTCCGAGAAGAAATCTCCCAAGTCTTGGGAAAACTGAGCAAATTGGATCAAAAAATTCAGCAGCCAGAGAAGGTCAGTGTGCAAGTAGATCTCAATTCTTTGACAAGTGAGGCTGCATCAGATGAGAGTAACTCCCCGCAGATATTTCAGTGCCACAACACTCCTCATGGAGGCAAACTGGAGAATAATCCAGAATGGTGCTGCTCAGATGCCAGTGGAAGTAACAGTGAGAGTCTTCGAgtaaaagccttaaaaaaaagtctctttacTAGGAGGTCATCGAGATCATTAACAGAGGAAAACAGTGCAACTGAGTCAAAAATAGCGAGTATTTCAAACTCTCCCCGAGACTGGAGAGCTATTACATACACCAACCAAGCTGGCATtacagaagaggagaggaaagagagagatggaggagaaaataaagactGGCACAGAAAATCTAAAGAG GCAGACAGGCAATACGAAATCCCACAGCCACATAGGCACTCTAAACAACCAAAAGATGCTTTCTTGATTGAACAAGTCTTTAGTCCTCATCCCTACCCTGCATCACTCAAGTCACACATGAAAAGCAACCCGCTCTACACGGACATGAGGTTGACAGAGCTGGCTGAAGTGAAACGTGCCCAGCCATCGTGGACCATAGAGGAATACACCAGGAATTCGGGGGATAAAGGCAAGATTGCAGCACTGGATCTACAA ACTCAAGAATCTTTAAACCCAAACAACTTAGAATACTGGATGGAAGACATTTATACTCCTGGCTACGATTCCTTATTAAAACGCAAAGAAGCTGAGTTCAGAAGAGCAAAGGTTTGCAAGATAGCTGCCCtgatagcagcagcagcttgtaCAGTTATTCTGGTCATTGTAGTTCCCATTTGTACAATGAAATCCTGA